In Thunnus thynnus chromosome 4, fThuThy2.1, whole genome shotgun sequence, a genomic segment contains:
- the oxtra gene encoding oxytocin receptor isoform X2, which yields MESISNQSDFWQFNESWRNSSLVNGTAGFNQTNPLKRNEEVAKVEVTVLALVLFLALAGNLCVLLAIHTTKHSQSRMYYFMKHLSIADLVVAIFQVLPQLIWDITFRFYGPDILCRLVKYLQVVGMFASTYMLVLMSVDRCLAICQPLRSLHRRKDRFYVIFSWVLSLLFSIPQMFIFSLREVGSAGSGVYDCWGDFVMPWGAKAYITWISLTIYIIPVAILSICYGLISFKIWQNFKLKTRREQCISLTPKTSKSNTLARVSSVKLISKAKITTVKMTFVIVVAYIVCWTPFFSVQMWSAWDPAAPREEPSVQGGD from the exons ATGGAAAGTATCTCAAACCAAAGTGACTTTTGGCAATTCAACGAATCCTGGCGGAACTCAAGTCTCGTTAACGGAACCGCTGGGTTCAATCAGACGAACCCCCTGAAGCGGAATGAAGAGGTGGCGAAGGTGGAGGTGACTGTGCTCGCTCTCGTGCTGTTTCTGGCGCTGGCGGGGAACCTGTGCGTCCTGCTGGCCATCCACACCACCAAACACAGCCAGTCTCGTATGTATTACTTTATGAAGCACCTGAGCATCGCCGATCTAGTTGTGGCGATATTTCAAGTTCTTCCCCAACTTATCTGGGACATAACATTTCGATTCTATGGACCAGACATTTTATGCAGGTTGGTGAAATACCTACAAGTCGTTGGGATGTTCGCCTCCACTTACATGTTAGTTTTGATGTCCGTAGACAGGTGTTTGGCTATTTGTCAGCCTCTTCGTTCTTTGCACAGGAGAAAAGACCGTTTCTATGTCATATTTTCCTGGGTCCTGAGCCTGCTCTTCAGTATCCCACAGATGTTCATCTTTTCCCTGAGAGAGGTTGGGTCGGCCGGATCAGGAGTGTATGACTGCTGGGGTGACTTCGTAATGCCTTGGGGAGCCAAAGCTTACATCACATGGATCAGTCTCACCATATACATCATTCCAGTGGCCATACTGAGCATTTGCTATGGGTTGATAAGCTTCAAAATTTGgcaaaactttaaactgaaaaCCAGGCGGGAGCAGTGCATAAGCCTGACGCCCAAAACCTCCAAAAGCAACACGCTGGCCCGTGTGAGCAGCGTAAAGCTCATCTCCAAGGCGAAGATAACCACAGTGAAAATGACTTTCGTCATAGTCGTGGCTTATATTGTCTGCTGGACCCCCTTTTTCTCTGTTCAGATGTGGTCTGCGTGGGATCCAGCAGCGCCCCGTGAAG agcCATCAGTGCAGGGAGGAGACTGA
- the oxtra gene encoding oxytocin receptor isoform X1: MESISNQSDFWQFNESWRNSSLVNGTAGFNQTNPLKRNEEVAKVEVTVLALVLFLALAGNLCVLLAIHTTKHSQSRMYYFMKHLSIADLVVAIFQVLPQLIWDITFRFYGPDILCRLVKYLQVVGMFASTYMLVLMSVDRCLAICQPLRSLHRRKDRFYVIFSWVLSLLFSIPQMFIFSLREVGSAGSGVYDCWGDFVMPWGAKAYITWISLTIYIIPVAILSICYGLISFKIWQNFKLKTRREQCISLTPKTSKSNTLARVSSVKLISKAKITTVKMTFVIVVAYIVCWTPFFSVQMWSAWDPAAPREAMPFIISMLLASLNSCCNPWIYMCFAGHLFQDLRQNFLCCSARYLKSSQCRCERDFDSSHKSNSSTFAIKSTSSQRSITQTSTT, from the exons ATGGAAAGTATCTCAAACCAAAGTGACTTTTGGCAATTCAACGAATCCTGGCGGAACTCAAGTCTCGTTAACGGAACCGCTGGGTTCAATCAGACGAACCCCCTGAAGCGGAATGAAGAGGTGGCGAAGGTGGAGGTGACTGTGCTCGCTCTCGTGCTGTTTCTGGCGCTGGCGGGGAACCTGTGCGTCCTGCTGGCCATCCACACCACCAAACACAGCCAGTCTCGTATGTATTACTTTATGAAGCACCTGAGCATCGCCGATCTAGTTGTGGCGATATTTCAAGTTCTTCCCCAACTTATCTGGGACATAACATTTCGATTCTATGGACCAGACATTTTATGCAGGTTGGTGAAATACCTACAAGTCGTTGGGATGTTCGCCTCCACTTACATGTTAGTTTTGATGTCCGTAGACAGGTGTTTGGCTATTTGTCAGCCTCTTCGTTCTTTGCACAGGAGAAAAGACCGTTTCTATGTCATATTTTCCTGGGTCCTGAGCCTGCTCTTCAGTATCCCACAGATGTTCATCTTTTCCCTGAGAGAGGTTGGGTCGGCCGGATCAGGAGTGTATGACTGCTGGGGTGACTTCGTAATGCCTTGGGGAGCCAAAGCTTACATCACATGGATCAGTCTCACCATATACATCATTCCAGTGGCCATACTGAGCATTTGCTATGGGTTGATAAGCTTCAAAATTTGgcaaaactttaaactgaaaaCCAGGCGGGAGCAGTGCATAAGCCTGACGCCCAAAACCTCCAAAAGCAACACGCTGGCCCGTGTGAGCAGCGTAAAGCTCATCTCCAAGGCGAAGATAACCACAGTGAAAATGACTTTCGTCATAGTCGTGGCTTATATTGTCTGCTGGACCCCCTTTTTCTCTGTTCAGATGTGGTCTGCGTGGGATCCAGCAGCGCCCCGTGAAG CTATGCCCTTCATCATTTCCATGCTGCTGGCCAGCCTCAACAGCTGCTGCAACCCCTGGATCTACATGTGCTTTGCCGGACATCTGTTCCAGGATCTCAGGCAGAACTTTCTGTGCTGTTCTGCACGCTACCTCAAGTCATCCCAGTGCCGCTGTGAGCGTGACTTTGACTCCAGTCACAAGAGCAACTCCTCAACCTTTGCCATTAAAAGCACTAGCAGTCAGAGGAGCATCACACAGACTTCAACCACATGA